The DNA region ttaggtttagggtttttcatagggtttttatggtttattagatctgttatttttagggttcattatcttctgtgatcttcatcttaggttgttcttcatattgattcttgattgatcatctataattaatactttaggaaaataaattgatatgaaaatataattgattttcctgataaaacattttgatgaacaaaattatttcttgcaaagagatttgatttaataattttgtgaacaatctaaatttgtttttaaagatgatttttaaccttgaattttgcaaagagatttagattttctggttttaaatttagataatatttgcagtgagaactgatttattttacaaaagagtttagagttctagatcaataattaaataatcctatttaattattgatttaatattttgtaatttcctgagaaattccctggacctagcgtttttaattcctgaatttacaacactttttaattatgtttctgcattgtttttaatttaatattttgatttagcataattaaaagattaataagtatattgtgtgatctagagtctctgttgagtcgacccctagagtattacaactgcaaggttgttagtaccattagggtattacaatttgagcattagattaaagtctttgatttagcatgatattttgatttagcatgatattttgattcaccattagattaaagtctttgattttgtctagatttttatttttctgttttactcacacgcttttgtttcttttctcttgtgtgtttcaggtatatGCCTAAGCCCAACACCAGGAAAAATCAAACAGGTCCTACCTTGAatcttacaaaccaagagttaggaagACTAGAGCGTGACAACAAGAAAGCAGCCAAATCAACAAAGATGGTAAACCCAATTATATTgacaccgttctagaactcaaatcacggttgtaaagctaacctactcccgcagcgttaactatctatgcaatgaatttaataaaccctaaaccgtcgtttaGATCTaccaaaccaagcaagcaataacaagttcaagtttgattagtTCACAAGGTGTCTTAACTTcaacttttgttggctaaggatcaccttgctcacctatgttcttttcaagcaactcaacaacactttcggtgccacgatgaattaaacctaaaatcgaaaactatgtagctaatctagttcaagcattaagaacaataatagatgaagaacaaaatagatcaaCCCCAAATCTAGAACACCATcgttagagaatcataaacccctttGAATTCTGAAACCCAATAGGataactactcagacatggaaataaaagaacagcaaatcaatgatgaagaaaacataattgaattgcaaaataaagaaaaagggttcagaattctaTTCCAAAATGTTGTTAAAGaggataagagatcttctcccaagcttacaagtactcaaaagctgTGTAGAATAAAAGTTGTCTTTCTAGAGGTGGAGACTCGtgcttaaatactaaaataaaaccctaaaagtcggtttaaaacaaaaaaggaaaatttgctTCGGGTACGGGACAGTTCGATCTCGAATGAGGATCAGTCGatgctttttctgtgtttgctccatctgcttgctagtccgaccagtcttcaccaaatttgcTCCAGATGTATATTTTCATTCCCAAAACACTCAATTTCCTTCCAAAGTAATCTAGAACCTGTACTGACTCGCAAAAGACTAAAAatactctaaaagcacactttgaatcaataaaagactcaaaacaaatgtaaaaactatggttaaaacctacAAAATAAAGACACATCAATTCCTcagacttgaatctttgcttgtcctcaagcaagaacagacaaaaactcaggaacaaagaaaatgtttgaaagtggaaactaacatattcttgggaacctcttctttgcacttatcaaattaagaactactttttgtactctgcccatgattaggtTCAATACTCACTACTCTGAACTCCATAACTTTAAAGAACCTTCAATATCCCCATTGTTGTCTCTCTTCATCAGATTAATGAAAATGTGTGGTCTCGACGAGGGAATATCGATCACTGAACttattgactccttcaaccttttagTGCCCAATACTTCCTTCATATGCTCACttttctctcccttttctcacttccaaatgATCGAtttttccctaattttctagggtatcattgtattttttttatcgatCCCTTGCTCTTTTATttggacaggtttccatgaattCCGAAGGATGCATgggtttacgcacaaccctcggttcacttaattattacctatatccttttcttcttcttttcttttctctcttttctgttcttttttatgagtattgaagggaagagagaaaggaaatCATACTTTGTGAGGAATTGCAAGTCTTGTATTACTTAAGAGAGGAGTCTTGTTCGATGTATATCAAGTCCCAAGGCAAGaagttaaatccggttaagtcctttcaaagctagagacaacgcAGGATCAACTTAATGTTCTCGTCGGTCCATGAGTATAAAAAAGGTCAATTAAATTCTTCAATACACATCTCCTcacaattaaaacctaatgtgcacTCAACCATGATTTAGTGGTATTGTCGTAACatttcaggatcgaatccacagagacgaAGAAATTTCACTTTGAAACTatgaagatcaaatatagctaaggcaAAAAGAGCAAGTTTGTGAATCAAGTAACTAATCGaaaacggaaagtaaataagttgttttaaatcaaaaaggtAAATATTGGGCGTAGGGAATCTATAGGGATTATAACCTTGGACTAGGTGACTAGATAGGGGAGCATTAGACACtgttctagaactcaaatcaagGTTGTAAAGTTAACCTACTCCCGCAACGTTAACTATATATGCAATGAAtttactaaaccctaaactgtcgtttggaTCTaccaaaccaagcaagcaataacaagttcaagtttgattagttcacaaggtgccttaacttcaacttttgttggctaaggatcaccttgttCACTTATGTacttttcaagcaactcaacaacactttcggtgccacgatgaattaaacctaaaatcggaaactaggtagctaatctagtttaagcattaagaacaacaatagacaagaacaaaatagatcaaATCCAAATTTAGAACACCATcgttagagaatcataaacctctttgaaacccaaaacccaacaGGAtgactactcagacatggaaataaaagaacaacaaatcaatgatgaagaaaacataattgaattgcaaaataaagaaaaagggttcagaattcttctccaaagtgttaaAGAgtattagagatcttctcccacgCTTATAAGTACTCTTAATTATATAGAAATTCAATTTGGGTAAAACATATTATGTAGTTTTGGCGTGGCCATGCACTAGTAAAATTGTGTtgtatagttacaaaaaaatgtgtAGTATAAACCATCAGAAGaatcattttaaaagtttaagaatggAAAGAGTTGTTTACTTATTTCCAAGACTTTGGTGTCATTCCGAAAGAAAGTCTTTACCCATttcacctgaaaaaaaaaaatcagaagtaTCATAGTAGAGACAAGAAAGGTAATCATAAAATACAGACCCTAGAAGTATAAATCGCAGCATAGGTTGGAATCATAAGGTATTCATATTCCAAACCAATGATAGCAAAGTAAAAGAGCAATACCCTAATTACAAAGTTGTGTCTGAATTGGTCTTCTCGATGCTGCAGTTAATGTCATCCAAGCGAAGGAACCATGGTTTAGGAGAGCAACCATGGCCATGTAAAGGAACATTGGTTTCAACTCTGCTCTCTGTTCATGCAAAGTAAATATTATGGCTGGCCATGTAGAGGGAACATTTGTTTTAATAAGGTTTAGAATCATGTGACCATATAAGCTAATAAGgttcagaatcagaatcatgtGACCACATTTGGTTATCTTCAGTTTGGAAGCTAAAAAGGAAAACCTAGTGTTCACCTTGAGGCGTGATTCTTCAAGGTTGGTTAGTCAACAACTGTtcttgaaataataataaaaaaaaaagctctttgAAGATCAGAATAGTCAAGCCCTTATTCTCTGAAGTTGTCtacaaaaccaaacaatattgtaaataaaaagtaataagtTGTCTCTGAAGTTATTCTTTTGCAATAACTTAgtataataagtaataacaaaGCCCCACTTAgtctaataagtaataacctGCAAAATGTCAAACAAAAGTAACTCACACGAACATAAGTAAAATCATATGAATATAAAAATTCTCTTCCAATGGCTGTTTTAAACAAGGGTTCACCAACCTTATCTCCACAGAGGAAGCGACTTAGACTCATCGCCCAAATCATGCAATCGCTGTgcactaaaacaagaaaacaaattacaagCTTAAGAATTTAAATAGATGTCATGAGAGAAATAGACATATCATATGGTTCATCCAATATCATAGATACCATATTCAATATATCTACCTTTCTAGAAAAGCatataataaacataattattgaaCAATCAAAATCTTGACTCATCTGCTGCAAAATAAAATCGAGTGAGTTTAAAAGTTTCAGCAAGTAGTTAATGCCCTGATCATGAACTTACTGGTTTACAAGCAATCAAAATTCTACTTTGAAATTGAATCCGAACTATACCCATCACAGAGAGGCTCAATTAGACTCGAGATTCAATCGTTCATCTAAACACAAAAGGAACAAAtcgcagagaagaagaagaaaaaaaaatagataaatacgAACCTGAAGCTTAAGTAGTTGAAAGATTTAAGAGCAAAACTAGAAGATTTTAATGTTAAGGTAGCTTGAGATCTCGCAAACTCGGATCTGGGTAGAGAGATAATAAGAGaatgaagcaaataaaaattgagtTAGAAAGACACTTAATCGATAGATGCTATCTACTTATTCGCCAAGATATGACATCGGAATTGAAGCGAAAGGAGGTCGGCGACGAGCTTGACGGTAGAGTCGGAAAAACCTAGATTTCAATTTGGggaaaacattttttctttctaatgttCTGTTTGTTGTCGTGAAAGAAAGGATAACTGGataaggtgttttttttttttttttttgctgtagacttatattattttggttttattggtaaaaatgaagaaaaaaaaacaattgatccAATTAACTTGTAAATATTTTTGCTATGTTTTTTTTGAGGCAAGTTGTCACTGTAGTTACAACTACTTTGTAGtaaattgttaatattttatttttgaaaaatatacattatttgaataatttttttactacaaTTTGTTACCTTTTATGTTGTGTGCAACAATGTTACAACATTTTGTGTCTCCAAATTTGTAACAATTTTGCtataatttatgtttgttactatttttcattatattgCTACGCATAGTAACCAATTAGCTACAATATCTATTAACTAAAATTTCGTCACTAATTTGTAACTATTCgtagttaatatttgttattatttttttttgtagcaaaaaaatgtagctatataattaatatttactaGTGATGTCTACACATACTCTTTGCAAGgcagcttatatatatatatatataagattaacGTTTCTCTTTTCTCCTTACTCCTCATCAATATCCACCTAAGcaatgctatatatatttttttgcattaaaaaaattatttaaaatatttactcCTTGcatacttattaaaaataattaataatagtaaaaataaaataaaaataacgaattaagtaaaattaatcatgaattaagtaaaataattaaatattacaaaattgcTTCTCAATTACTTggtcaagcagctcttgtttcagtaccgGAATCATTAACATTATCCATAAGAGAAAACTCTGGATTTTGACCAAATacatcaaccaccgactaatctttgaaacttataatgctactaactgtagaattacttttggaacctccattaGTGTCTCTATCCTTGATTAATTTACCGggctttatatattttgattccatttcattgcatctgatagcttccattgaagaacccgCACGAATAAAAGACCCACTATAGatcggcaaaattatatcagaaaaaaaaacaaagattaaagcttttgatataaacatgtaaattttatgtagatataatgttattttcttaattggtTGTTcctattacgtttcaaaaataataattcttttgtcataacttatgttattttctttagatttgttattcactatttcttgattaataataatatacatgcttaatgaattattttttgtttatacatgtcaaaatctaactgaaaaaacacatataatataattagcgtacaatgaaaaatatattagttttgtcaattttcatatttgattgaggaaattttttttttagatataagcatgtaaattttatgtagatttaatgttattatataaattagctgttttaaaaaataatattttttatgttattatcttaattagctgttttataaaataatatttttttaacacatgTCAATATCTCATCAGTATATTCGAAACGTGTTATGTTCATGTTAATAGCTAAATTTGAAAactcaattttatataataagatatattttgTGTACTCTATGATTAATGTTTAGAGCATTACTCTCCGGTGATATATATCAGTAATTTCATTATTAAACTCTTATTATTTGTAGCTCATCAAATCTAAACTCTTCAAACACActcacaaaaaatatatatatacaaacatataataattaagaagaaaaaaaaacatgacaaaaTTCTACACCGTGAATTTTAATCAAATGGGGCCAAGAAACGTTGTGGTtcatgatatttatatatatatatatatatatatacattttttagacaattatgaaataaattttgaagTTCACACCTATTTGCAACTATGccattgtatttttaaaaatgaaaaataaaaacaaaatattataaaaccaACGATTTGTATGAGATTTGGTATATTCCTTTCTCACAAATCTCTAACTTCcctatttttggaaacaacctAACAACTAACTAATAAATATTctctaaacaaataattattttccaaaataacaaataacaaatatttttgtgcaataatatttttttgaaatgatttttccaaaaaaaccaTGGTCTTAAACACTATTAATCaccataaatttgattttaatcatatttcattgtattttttacCATGGTTTAAGATCATGCACAAAATCATGGTcgtaaaacaaatttgattttaatcatagttcattgtatttttgaaagtacacatatttattgttctttcaAAGTCAAtccatataattatattaacaagtactgttaattattgtaaaaacaccaaaacaaaatatatataagtgcatcgatattacaaaacaaagaaatttaccAATGGGGtaaattttgcaaatacaacatattatatataatattctaatatttatattaactaaCTTAAAAAACCTTATTATATTTAGTATACTAAcctatttaaatgatttatgaaaaCGAATGGACCCGTGGTGTAACACGGGATAAATACTAGTATGACgacaaaagcaaacaaaagcGAAGGGAAGTGACCCCCCAATTAGAGAGAGAGTCTCATATGTATGTTTTTTCACAAATCTCAGTCGTCGATACTTTTAGCCTCTCCCCAACCAAAACGTACGCACCAATGTTTGGGGAGAGGCTAAAAGTATCGACGGCTGAGATTTGTGAAAAAACATACATATGGGACTGAGAGATGAGGTAACAATGTCTTTTGTTCCCTTTAATTAACCACGTGTGGTTATATTTTAATCCTACTTAATATTTCTGTCATTAGAGTTAACAGTCGTTATGTCTTAAGTATGAATCTACCgttattaattaaatgaaggtttttaaagacaacgaaaattaaatcaaatattttttgggaaatttaataactagagAAATTAAACGGCCAAAAAAATTAGATGCATATTTTTCGGGTGTTTTTCCCAAACAACTTTTAGCCTCTCTCATCATGTGATGGAAATCGCCCACTCAACTACTATATTTACGCCACGTGTCACTACAACTTCCGACCATTCATTCATTCTTTCTCCTCAGTCCTCTCAGCACTCTTCACTGCTTTTCTCATTTCCTCCTCCATTAGCTTCGGCGCCGTGAAATCtgtgaggtttttttttgtcaaagaatcATCGGAAAGTTCGAACTTTTCTACTCAAAGTCAAAGTATcgactttttttaattattttgtgtgtgtgtgtgttgaacTAATccaggcaaaaaaaaaaaaaaaaagggtctcCTCTAACCTAACGATGGCAACTGTGACTGCTTCTTCTCACTTTGTGTCAAGGACTTTACTTTACAACAACCATGGAGTTTCTCCGGGCTCTGATCTGTCTCAGATAACCTTGAAAGGTCAATCCATGACTCACTGTGGGTTAAGAAGGTCTTCCAACATGGTTCACAGGAGATCATCTCAAGTTTCCGCTGCTAACAAGAAGGCTCCTAAAGTTAAACCTGCCGGTAAGATTGTGTGTGAGAAAGGGATGTCTGTGGTTTTTATTGGANNNNNNNNNNNNNNNNNNNNNNNNNNNNNNNNNNNNNNNNNNNNNNNNNNNNNNNNNNNNNNNNNNNNNNNNNNNNNNNNNNNNNNNNNNNNNNNNNNNNNNNNNNNNNNNNNNNNNNNNNNNNNNNNNNNNNNNNNNNNNNNNNNNNNNNNNNNNNNNNNNNNNNNNNNNNNNNNNNNNNNNNNNNNNNNNNNNNNNNNNNNNNNNNNNNNNNNNNNNNNNNNNNNNNNNNNNNNNNNNNNNNNNNNNNNNNNNNNNNNNNNNNNNNNNNNNNNNNNNNNNNNNNNNNNNNNNNNNNNNNNNNNNNNNNNNNNNNNNNNNNNNNNNNNNNNNNNNNNNNNNNNNNNNNNNNNNNNNNNNNNNNNNNNNNNNNNNNNNNNNNNNNNNNNNNNNNNNNNNNNNNNNNNNNNNNNNNNNNNNNNNNNNNNNNNNNNNNNNNNNNNNNNNNNNNNNNNNNNNNNNNNNNNNNNNNNNNNNNNNNNNNNNNNNNNNNNNNNNNNNNNNNNNNNNNNNNNNNNNNNNNNNNNNNNNNNNNNNNNNNNNNNNNNNNNNNNNNNNNNNNNNNNNNNNNNNNNNNNNNNNNNNNNNNNNNNNNNNNNNNNNNNNNNNNNNNNNNNNNNNNNNNNNNNNNNNNNNNNNNNNNNNNNNNNNNNNNNNNNNNNNNNNNNNNNNNNNNNNNNNNATATATAGGATTATGCTTCAGTTCTTACAAATGATGCATTAATTAAGGAGGCCATATCTCTTTGTAATGTTATTCTGATGCAGATCCAAATTGGGGATAAAGTTGAGGATGTCCGTTTCTTTCATTGCTACAAACGTGGAGTTGATCGTGTCTTTGTTGATCATCCAATCTTTCTTGCTaaggtttgtttgttatatatatatatatatattggttaacTAATCAATCACAAGGTGTATTGTACTTTGGGTGAGCTCATAAGGAATAATGCAGGTTTTGGGCAAAACAGGATCCAAAATCTATGGTCCTATAACTGGAGTAGACTACAATGACAACCAACTACGGTTCAGTCTCTTGTGTCAGgtaaaactctttttctttttacttctcTAGTTGTTGAACTCTCAcggttgtgttgtgttgtgttctgAGTCATTTGATTGGAACATGTAGCTAAGCAATAATAACATGATTTACCTTGGTAGGCTGCTCTTGAGGCACCACAGGTTCTGAACCTGAACAGCAGCAAGTATTTCTCTGGACCATATGGTGAGAAAGTAATTTCCCAAAATATATCTGAGTATAAAATCTTCAGTTTTCTGAAAAGTTTCAAAAGTTCGTATCTGTCTGATGTTTGTAGGTGAAGATGTGGTCTTTGTTGCCAATGACTGGCACACAGCTCTTCTTCCATGTTACCTCAAATCTAAGTATCAATCTCGTGGAGTCTACATGAATGCAAAGGTAGGTATAAATAGAAATAGCAGTGTTCCTTCATCATGTTATTTAGCTATCCAGttttaaaggagaaagattTTAACAAACCTTGAACTGCGACTCTAGCTTTCATACTTATTTACCAACGATATATCAAAAATGCCATCGGTTGGTGTTTATTGTCTAGGTTGTCTTCTGCATTCACAACATAGCCTACCAGGGAAGATTTGCCTTTGATGACTACTCTCTTCTCAATTTGCCCACCAGTTTTAAAAGTTCGTTCGACTTCATTGACGGGTACTGATGTCTACGAAAGCTTTCTCAGAACAACACAGATCACTACACCATTCCgttttacatatgttttcagTTACATAAACTTATGTTCCATATTCAGGTATGAAAAGCCGGTAAAAGGACGGAAAATTAACTGGATGAAGGCTGCAATTCTGGAAGCGGACCGTGTCTTGACAGTTAGTCCATACTACGCTCAAGAACTCATCTCTGGAATTGATCGAGGCGTGGAACTCCATACATACCTTCGAATGAAAACAGTTTCCGGGATTATCAACGGAATGGATGTTCAAGAATGGAACCCTTCCACTGACAAGTACATAGATATCAAATATGATATTACCACtgtaagatttttatttttatctcatAGATCAGTGCATTTGGAAATGAACAAGTAGGCGGGAAATGGTTACCGATCTTGTTACatgtattttcttgtttttacaGGTTACTGATGCTAAGCCATTGATCAAAGAAGCTCTTCAGGCTGCTGTTGGACTTCCTGTGGACAGGGAAGTCCCTGTTATCGGTTTCATAGGGAGGTTAGAGGAACAGAAGGGCTCTGATATTCTAGTGGAAGCTATttccaagttcatggggcttaaCGTTCAGATGGTTATCCTTGTGAGTACATAAAGCGGTGGGACTTGTTGTGATCATAAATAACCACTTTACGATCACAAACTTGTTGAATCTTacctgaattttttttcaacaggGAACCggtaagaagaagatggaggctCAGATTCTGGAACTGGAAGAGAAATTCCCAGGGAAGGCAGTTGGAGTGGCGAAATTCAACGTGCCGTTGGCTCATATGATCACTGCTGGAGCTGACTTCATCATTGTCCCCAGCAGGTTTGAGCCGTGTGGTCTCATTCAGCTGCACGCTATGAGATATGGAACCGTCCCTATTGTCGCATCTACTGG from Camelina sativa cultivar DH55 chromosome 3, Cs, whole genome shotgun sequence includes:
- the LOC104779038 gene encoding granule-bound starch synthase 1, chloroplastic/amyloplastic-like, producing the protein MATVTASSHFVSRTLLYNNHGVSPGSDLSQITLKGQSMTHCGLRRSSNMVHRRSSQVSAANKKAPKVKPAGKIVCEKGMSVVFDYASVLTNDALIKEAISLCNVILMQIQIGDKVEDVRFFHCYKRGVDRVFVDHPIFLAKVLGKTGSKIYGPITGVDYNDNQLRFSLLCQAALEAPQVLNLNSSKYFSGPYGEDVVFVANDWHTALLPCYLKSKYQSRGVYMNAKVVFCIHNIAYQGRFAFDDYSLLNLPTSFKSSFDFIDGYEKPVKGRKINWMKAAILEADRVLTVSPYYAQELISGIDRGVELHTYLRMKTVSGIINGMDVQEWNPSTDKYIDIKYDITTVTDAKPLIKEALQAAVGLPVDREVPVIGFIGRLEEQKGSDILVEAISKFMGLNVQMVILGTGKKKMEAQILELEEKFPGKAVGVAKFNVPLAHMITAGADFIIVPSRFEPCGLIQLHAMRYGTVPIVASTGGLVDTVKDGYTGFHIGRFNVKCEVVDPEDVIATAKAVTRAVAVYGTSAMKEMVKNCMDQDFSWKGPARLWEKVLLSLNVAGSEAGIEGEEISPLAKENVATP